The following coding sequences are from one Hymenobacter sp. DG25A window:
- a CDS encoding putative DNA modification/repair radical SAM protein has translation MNERIQEKLSILADAAKYDVSCSSSGGKRKNENRGLGNAEGMGICHSYTEDGRCVSLLKILLTNHCIFDCAYCVSRRSNDVKRAAFTVDEVVDLTMNFYRRNYIEGLFLSSGIFSSPDYTMERLVRIIKKLRTEHKFNGYIHVKAIPGASEELIQEAGLYADRLSVNIELPSEMSLTALAPEKNYQEILTPMAQIRDGIILNKEEKALFKKVPQFATAGQSTQLIVGASAENDHQIIQLTDSLYKGYGLKRVYYSGYIPVTDDARLPQVTQPPLIREHRLYQTDWLMRFYGFQADEILDPEHPFLDLEIDPKLAWALRNRHVFPVDVNTADYEMILRIPGVGARSAKRIVAARRFAPITLDHLHKFGVVLKRAKFFLTCRGQALEKREYDEQTIRRQILFGAGSVRSALVTQQLDLFAQAS, from the coding sequence ATGAACGAGCGAATTCAGGAAAAGCTAAGTATTTTGGCAGATGCCGCCAAGTATGATGTGTCCTGCTCCAGCAGCGGCGGCAAGCGGAAAAATGAGAACCGGGGGCTGGGCAATGCCGAGGGCATGGGTATTTGCCACAGCTATACCGAAGATGGCCGCTGCGTGAGTCTGCTGAAGATCTTGCTCACCAATCACTGCATTTTCGACTGCGCCTATTGCGTATCGCGCCGCAGCAACGACGTGAAGCGCGCCGCCTTTACCGTGGATGAAGTGGTGGACCTGACCATGAACTTTTACCGCCGCAACTACATCGAGGGCCTGTTTCTGAGCAGCGGTATTTTCTCCTCCCCCGACTATACCATGGAGCGGCTGGTGCGCATCATCAAAAAGCTGCGCACCGAGCACAAGTTCAATGGCTACATCCACGTGAAAGCCATTCCGGGTGCCTCGGAGGAGCTGATTCAGGAAGCCGGCCTGTACGCCGACCGCCTGAGCGTGAACATTGAGCTGCCCTCAGAAATGAGCCTCACCGCACTAGCCCCCGAAAAGAATTACCAGGAGATTCTCACGCCCATGGCGCAGATTCGGGACGGCATCATCCTGAATAAAGAAGAGAAGGCGCTGTTCAAAAAGGTGCCGCAGTTTGCCACCGCCGGCCAAAGCACCCAGCTGATTGTGGGCGCTTCCGCCGAAAACGACCACCAGATCATTCAGCTTACCGACTCGCTTTACAAAGGCTACGGCCTGAAGCGCGTGTACTACTCCGGCTACATTCCCGTGACCGATGACGCCCGCCTGCCGCAGGTAACCCAGCCCCCGCTCATCCGGGAGCACCGCCTGTACCAGACCGACTGGCTGATGCGCTTCTACGGCTTTCAGGCCGATGAAATCCTGGACCCCGAGCATCCTTTCCTGGACCTGGAAATTGACCCCAAGCTGGCCTGGGCCCTGCGCAACCGCCACGTATTCCCGGTAGACGTGAATACCGCCGACTACGAAATGATTCTGCGCATTCCCGGCGTGGGGGCCCGCTCCGCCAAGCGCATAGTGGCCGCCCGGCGGTTTGCGCCCATCACCCTGGACCACCTGCACAAGTTTGGCGTGGTACTGAAGCGGGCCAAGTTCTTCCTCACCTGCCGCGGCCAGGCCCTGGAAAAGCGGGAGTACGACGAGCAGACCATCCGCCGCCAGATTTTGTTCGGGGCCGGCTCAGTCCGCTCCGCCCTCGTCACCCAACAGCTCGATTTATTTGCTCAGGCCTCCTAA
- a CDS encoding T9SS type A sorting domain-containing protein: protein MWQRLPIELQQLVKGTGSPKLQGFAKARPQETVYLPGQSVYYEWKDGKWADAITYVSTYNEQGMPLQIMASDSVTQVPLGRVSFTYDAQGRLTLYQIEVWLGTAWVNYSQYRLTFDTHNDITSSSLYTWMNNAWVLTDGNRITVTRNGAGVWQEMIMETLQPNGSFINTSRQQYTIVNNRHTEIVNQIWQNNAWVNATREINIEWADFNAQQYTSYIEQTWGNNTWQNAFRHTFSYPGNGSSVEVTENWSGTAWVNATRLSLLNDAQHNLTNNREEIWQGAAWVITSETRYLIKYGDNNRVLRTVEQQLTPGTTTFMNVSRTNNSNFQAFSVTATRLALRENQGSLYPNPAAEAATLEVSGLRETTPLQAEIMNSLGQVVRTQQVQPRQGTLRATLNLQKLAGGMYFIRLRTSEGAVLRQLLHR from the coding sequence ATGTGGCAACGGCTTCCGATTGAGCTTCAACAACTGGTTAAAGGCACTGGCTCACCAAAATTACAGGGGTTTGCTAAAGCCCGTCCGCAGGAAACCGTTTATCTACCTGGCCAATCGGTGTACTATGAGTGGAAGGACGGTAAGTGGGCGGATGCTATTACATACGTGTCTACCTACAACGAGCAGGGTATGCCGCTCCAGATTATGGCTTCTGATTCGGTAACGCAGGTGCCGCTGGGACGCGTCAGCTTTACATATGATGCGCAAGGACGCCTCACACTTTATCAAATAGAAGTCTGGTTGGGCACAGCCTGGGTAAATTATTCGCAATACCGACTCACTTTCGATACACATAACGATATAACGTCCAGCTCATTATACACTTGGATGAATAACGCATGGGTGCTTACTGATGGCAACCGCATTACCGTTACCCGTAATGGCGCGGGTGTGTGGCAGGAGATGATTATGGAAACCCTGCAGCCCAATGGCAGCTTCATAAATACCAGCCGTCAGCAGTATACCATTGTCAATAACCGCCACACGGAAATCGTAAATCAAATCTGGCAGAACAACGCGTGGGTGAATGCCACGCGGGAGATTAATATTGAGTGGGCCGATTTCAATGCCCAGCAGTATACTTCCTACATTGAGCAGACCTGGGGCAACAATACCTGGCAGAATGCTTTTCGCCATACCTTCAGCTACCCCGGCAACGGAAGCAGCGTGGAAGTAACGGAGAATTGGTCGGGCACCGCGTGGGTGAATGCTACCCGCCTTTCCCTACTAAACGATGCCCAGCATAACCTCACCAACAACCGGGAAGAAATCTGGCAAGGCGCGGCCTGGGTCATCACTTCGGAAACCAGATACCTCATTAAATACGGCGACAACAACCGGGTGCTGCGCACGGTGGAACAGCAGCTGACGCCCGGCACCACCACCTTCATGAACGTCAGCCGCACCAATAACAGCAACTTCCAGGCTTTCTCCGTGACGGCCACCCGGCTGGCATTGCGGGAAAACCAGGGTAGCCTCTACCCCAACCCGGCCGCCGAGGCCGCCACGCTGGAGGTAAGCGGCCTGCGGGAAACCACGCCCCTGCAGGCGGAAATTATGAATAGCCTGGGGCAAGTGGTGCGCACGCAGCAGGTGCAGCCCCGGCAAGGCACCCTCCGCGCCACGCTGAACCTGCAGAAGTTAGCAGGGGGCATGTATTTTATCCGGCTGCGCACCAGCGAAGGCGCCGTACTGCGCCAGCTGCTGCACCGCTAA
- a CDS encoding NAD-dependent epimerase/dehydratase family protein — MKLQKTALIAGASGLVGQHLLPLLLASDRYAKVISIGRRTLPLVHPKLEQRIVDFNQLEDQRLALIADDVYCCLGTTMKQAGSKEAFYKVDYLYVVKLAALAAGNFAAQFMVVSAMGADAGSAIYYNHVKGEMEAAVRQTPFRAIHIFRPSLLLGQRQEKRLGEQIGAVLMRLVSPLMVGPLRKYRPVSAEAVAQAMLGAAGQDGGGIRVHLSDEIARGVRADG, encoded by the coding sequence ATGAAACTTCAGAAAACCGCCCTTATTGCCGGTGCCAGTGGTCTGGTAGGCCAGCACCTGCTGCCCCTGCTCCTGGCCAGCGACCGATACGCTAAAGTCATTTCCATTGGCCGCCGCACGCTGCCGCTGGTGCACCCCAAGCTGGAGCAGCGCATCGTAGACTTCAACCAGCTGGAAGACCAACGCCTGGCCCTGATAGCGGACGACGTGTACTGCTGCCTGGGCACTACCATGAAGCAGGCCGGCTCGAAGGAAGCCTTTTATAAAGTAGATTACCTGTACGTGGTAAAGCTGGCCGCCCTGGCGGCCGGCAACTTTGCGGCGCAGTTTATGGTGGTTTCGGCTATGGGGGCCGATGCAGGCTCGGCCATTTACTACAACCACGTGAAGGGTGAGATGGAAGCCGCCGTGCGGCAGACGCCTTTCCGCGCCATTCATATTTTCCGGCCCTCCCTGCTGCTGGGCCAGCGCCAGGAAAAGCGCCTGGGCGAGCAGATTGGAGCCGTACTCATGCGGCTGGTTTCGCCCCTGATGGTGGGTCCCCTGCGCAAGTACCGGCCCGTTTCGGCGGAAGCGGTAGCGCAGGCTATGCTGGGGGCTGCCGGGCAGGATGGTGGCGGCATCCGCGTGCATCTGTCTGATGAAATTGCCCGGGGCGTGCGCGCCGACGGTTAG
- a CDS encoding alpha/beta fold hydrolase, whose product MTYELDHQDVRTNGITLHVVQCGPATGQLVILLHGFPEFWYGWRHQIQALAAAGYRVLAPDQRGYNRSDKPRGAAAYRLEILGADVLGLLEAAGRETAIVIGHDWGAAVAWWLAANAPERILRVAILNVPHPAVLGHALRRMPRQLVKSWYIFFFQLPWLPEKLFRRHQYRFGRRALRGTSRPGTFTTEDLHRYVAAWSRPGALTGMINWYRAAFRKPGRIGRVGRIRIPVHILWGRRDAFLEPVLAERSLEWWGNGQLTYFEQATHWLHQEEPAAVNKLLLAFLAAEG is encoded by the coding sequence ATGACCTACGAGCTCGACCATCAGGACGTCCGCACCAACGGCATTACGCTGCACGTGGTACAGTGCGGCCCGGCCACGGGGCAGCTGGTCATCCTGCTACACGGCTTTCCGGAGTTCTGGTACGGGTGGCGCCATCAGATACAGGCACTGGCCGCGGCGGGCTACCGGGTGTTGGCCCCCGACCAGCGCGGCTACAACCGGAGCGACAAGCCTCGTGGCGCGGCCGCCTACCGCCTGGAAATACTGGGGGCCGATGTGCTGGGGTTGCTGGAGGCCGCCGGCCGCGAGACAGCCATCGTCATTGGCCACGACTGGGGCGCGGCGGTAGCTTGGTGGCTGGCAGCCAACGCCCCGGAGCGCATTCTGCGGGTAGCTATTCTGAATGTGCCGCACCCGGCGGTGCTAGGGCACGCCCTACGGCGCATGCCCCGGCAGCTAGTGAAAAGCTGGTACATTTTCTTTTTCCAGCTGCCCTGGCTGCCGGAGAAACTATTTCGGCGGCATCAATACCGGTTTGGCCGCCGCGCCCTGCGGGGCACCAGCCGGCCGGGTACTTTCACTACCGAAGATCTGCACCGCTATGTAGCGGCCTGGTCGCGCCCCGGCGCGCTTACCGGCATGATCAACTGGTACCGGGCTGCTTTTCGTAAGCCCGGGCGCATTGGGCGGGTAGGGCGCATCCGCATCCCTGTGCACATCCTGTGGGGGCGGCGGGATGCCTTTCTGGAGCCAGTGTTGGCTGAGCGCAGCCTGGAGTGGTGGGGGAACGGGCAACTGACGTATTTCGAGCAGGCCACGCATTGGCTGCATCAGGAAGAGCCGGCCGCTGTAAACAAGC
- a CDS encoding S1 RNA-binding domain-containing protein: MQLGDYNDLEVAREVDFGVYLSSDDGDLLMPGKYVPAGTQVGDVLRVFVYRDSEDRLIATTLDPLVRVGQFAALSVRDVTPLGAFLDWGLEKDLFLPYRNQRRNLRPGERATVYVFLDETSDRIVASARWEGFLSHEPFPGQPGDAVQLMVAEETDLGFKVLVNGQYQGLLYHNEVFRPLRLGDTPTGYVRLVRPDGKLDISLQKIGYDEARDAVETVLKALHAAGGTLPLSDKSEPDDIYRRLGISKKVFKKALGYLYKNGQVQLAPDHTRLIPES; encoded by the coding sequence ATGCAGCTCGGTGATTATAACGACCTGGAAGTAGCGCGCGAAGTAGACTTTGGCGTGTACTTGTCTTCTGACGACGGCGACCTGCTGATGCCCGGCAAGTACGTGCCGGCCGGCACGCAGGTAGGCGACGTGCTGCGCGTATTTGTGTACCGCGACTCCGAAGACCGCCTCATTGCCACCACCCTGGACCCGCTGGTGCGCGTAGGGCAGTTTGCCGCCCTCAGCGTGCGCGACGTAACCCCGCTGGGCGCGTTCCTGGACTGGGGCCTCGAGAAAGACCTTTTCCTACCCTACCGCAACCAGCGCCGCAACCTGCGCCCCGGCGAGCGGGCCACCGTGTATGTGTTTCTGGATGAAACCTCCGACCGCATCGTGGCCTCGGCGCGCTGGGAGGGTTTCCTGAGCCACGAGCCCTTCCCCGGCCAGCCCGGCGACGCCGTGCAGCTGATGGTAGCCGAAGAAACCGACCTGGGCTTTAAAGTGCTGGTGAACGGCCAGTACCAGGGCCTGCTATACCACAACGAAGTATTCCGTCCCCTGCGCCTGGGCGATACGCCCACCGGCTACGTGCGCCTAGTGCGGCCCGATGGCAAGCTGGACATCAGCCTGCAGAAAATTGGCTACGACGAAGCGCGCGATGCCGTAGAAACAGTACTAAAGGCCCTGCACGCAGCCGGCGGCACATTGCCGCTCTCAGACAAGAGCGAGCCGGACGACATTTACCGCCGCCTGGGCATCAGCAAGAAAGTGTTTAAAAAAGCCCTGGGCTACCTGTACAAAAACGGGCAGGTGCAACTGGCACCGGACCACACGCGGCTTATTCCGGAGTCGTAA
- a CDS encoding DUF4249 domain-containing protein has translation MLPKLRPAAFLFLLLLTAGCEMAVDVPAPKHTPRLALTYVLSNQTPDSQYWQSYPHRQLTVSISQGVFNNAEVSQPANATVELLDASGQVVERFRGRYRYYNPFTQDSMGAYYEPLYGFAGQPGQRYTLRAALPGLPTAESTIALPAPAAMGAATFVRRQSTPNESQYFAAGHLTLSMPDAAASTDYYVATARVLDAQGRFWGMLSNDYQNEDPGSDVSVDRFLLSDGYSNRPNVYADLNANGRTLTLTQNVQAYFSGNFNPGDPQNYREPAFIEVTVSTLNREAYDFYQSVQRYQDSHDNPFAEPAPLASNIRNGYGLFGGATDTKVVIPIQ, from the coding sequence ATGCTACCCAAGCTCCGTCCGGCGGCCTTTCTTTTTCTGTTGCTGCTGACTGCCGGCTGCGAAATGGCGGTGGATGTGCCCGCCCCCAAGCACACGCCCCGACTGGCCCTCACCTATGTGCTCAGCAACCAGACTCCCGATTCCCAATACTGGCAGAGCTACCCGCACCGCCAGCTCACGGTGAGCATCAGTCAGGGCGTGTTCAATAATGCCGAGGTGAGCCAGCCCGCCAATGCTACCGTGGAGCTGCTGGATGCCAGCGGGCAGGTGGTGGAGCGCTTTCGGGGGCGCTACCGCTACTACAACCCCTTCACGCAGGATAGCATGGGGGCCTACTATGAGCCCTTGTATGGCTTTGCGGGCCAGCCGGGCCAGCGCTACACCCTGCGGGCCGCCCTGCCCGGCCTGCCAACGGCCGAAAGTACCATAGCGCTGCCGGCGCCGGCCGCAATGGGCGCGGCTACCTTTGTGCGGCGGCAAAGCACCCCCAATGAAAGCCAGTACTTTGCGGCCGGCCACCTCACGCTGAGCATGCCCGATGCCGCGGCTTCCACCGATTATTATGTGGCCACGGCCCGGGTGCTGGACGCACAGGGGCGCTTCTGGGGCATGCTGTCCAACGACTATCAGAATGAAGACCCCGGCAGCGACGTGTCCGTAGACCGGTTTCTGCTCTCCGATGGGTACAGCAACCGCCCCAATGTGTACGCCGATTTAAACGCCAACGGGCGCACCCTGACGCTGACGCAGAACGTACAGGCGTATTTTTCGGGCAACTTTAATCCCGGCGACCCCCAAAACTACCGGGAGCCGGCCTTCATCGAAGTAACCGTCAGCACCCTCAACCGCGAAGCCTACGACTTCTACCAGTCGGTGCAGCGCTACCAGGACAGCCACGACAACCCCTTTGCCGAGCCGGCGCCCTTAGCCTCCAACATCCGCAACGGCTACGGCCTGTTTGGCGGCGCTACCGATACCAAGGTGGTTATCCCCATTCAATAA